One window of the Xenopus tropicalis strain Nigerian chromosome 10, UCB_Xtro_10.0, whole genome shotgun sequence genome contains the following:
- the dcakd gene encoding dephospho-CoA kinase domain-containing protein (The RefSeq protein has 1 substitution compared to this genomic sequence), with protein MFLVGLTGGIASGKSTVVSILRELGCAVIDADLIARQVVRLGTPAYSQIVQHFGDGVLLVSGELDREKLGAIIFSDPEKRCVINSITHPQIRREMLRQTLWYFFLGYRYVILDIPLLFESRSMTRYMKHTMLVYCDPQTQLERLMRRNSLSRDEATKRIAAQLPLDSKLPLADHVIDNSGDRDNTRRQVLQLHARLESSLAYLPVRITAATVATGLVVLACGLLRRLWQ; from the exons ATGTTCTTGGTGGGCTTGACTGGTGGGATAGCTTCAGGGAAGAGCACAGTTGTGTCCATTCTACGAGAACTAGGCTGCGCTGTGATTGATGCAGATCTCATTGCCAGGCAAG TGGTCCGTCTCGGCACCCCAGCATACTCCCAGATTGTGCAGCATTTTGGGGATGGTGTGCTGCTGGTGAGTGGGGAGCTAGACAGAGAAAAGTTGGGTGCCATTATATTTTCTGATCCAGAGAAAAGATGCATAATAAACTCCATCACTCACCCACAAATCCGCAGAGAGATGCTGAGACAGACGCTCTGGTACTTCTTCCTAG gctacaggtatgtgatcctcGACATTCCATTACTTTTTGAGTCCAGGAGCATGACACGCTACATGAAGCACACTATGCTGGTATACTG tgaCCCACAGACGCAGCTGGAGAGGCTTATGCGGAGAAACAGCCTTTCCCGAGATGAGGCCACAAAGCGCATTGCTGCACAACTCCCACTGGACAGCAAGCTGCCCTTAGCCGATCACGTGATTGACAACTCAGGGGACAGGGACAATACTCGACGGCAGGTCCTGCAGCTCCATGCTCGGCTAGAATCCTCTCTAGCCTATCTTCCTGTCAGGATCACTGCTGCTACTGTGGCCACAGGACTGGTAGTTTTAGCTTGCGGCCTTCTCCGAAGACTCTGGCAATGA
- the psmd11 gene encoding 26S proteasome non-ATPase regulatory subunit 11, with amino-acid sequence MAAAAVIEFQRAQEMLVSDRAASIDILQSIVKRDIQESDEEALRVKEQSILELGGLLAKTGQAAELGGLLKYVRPFLNSISKAKAARLVRSLLDLFLDMEAATGQEVELCLECIEWAKAEKRTFLRQALEARLVSLYFDTKRYQEALQLGSQLLRELKKMDDKALLVEVQLLESKTYHALSNLPKARAALTSARTTANAIYCPPKLQAALDMQSGIIHAAEEKDWKTAYSYFYEAFEGNDSIDSPKAITALKYMLLCKIMLNTPEDVQALVSGKLALRYAGRQTEALKCVAQASKNRSLANFEKALTDYKAELRDDPIISTHLAKLYDNLLEQNLIRVIEPFSRVQIDHISSLIKLPKPEVERKLSQMILDKKFHGILDQGEGVLIIFDEPPVDKTYEAALETIQNMSKVVDSLYNKAKKLT; translated from the exons atggcggccgCGGCGGTGATTGAGTTCCAGAGAGCACAAGAAATGCTGGTGTCTGACCGGGCGGCGAGTATAGACATCCTGCAGTCTATAG TGAAGCGAGACATTCAGGAGAGCGATGAGGAGGCATTACGAGTCAAAGAGCAAAGCATCCTGGAGTTGGGTGGGCTTTTGGCCAAGACAGGACAAGCTGCAG AACTTGGCGGTCTCCTGAAATATGTGCGCCCATTTTTGAACTCGATCAGCAAGGCTAAAGCAGCCAGACTTGTGCGGTCCCTTTTGGATTTGTTCTTGGACATGGAGGCAGCAACAGGACAGGAG GTGGAGCTGTGCTTGGAATGTATTGAGTGGGCAAAAGCTGAAAAGAGGACCTTTCTACGCCAGGCACTGGAG GCTCGGCTCGTATCGCTCTACTTTGACACTAAACGTTATCAAGAAGCATTGCAGTTGG GTTCACAGCTATTAAGAGAATTAAAAAAGATGGATGATAAGGCCCTCTTAGTGGAGGTTCAGCTACTGGAAAGCAAGACCTACCATGCTTTGAGCAATTTACCCAAAGCTCGGGCAGCACTGACTTCCGCACGGACCACAGCTAATGCCATCTACTGCCCTCCCAAACTGCAGGCTGCTCTGGACATGCAGTCAG GTATAATCCATGCTGCGGAGGAGAAAGACTGGAAAACAGCTTATTCTTACTTTTATGAGGCTTTTGAAGGGAACGATTCCATAGATAGTCCCAAGGCTATAACAGCCCTGAAATATATGCTGCTGTGCAAGATCATGCTAAATAC CCCAGAGGACGTGCAGGCCTTAGTGAGTGGAAAGCTGGCCTTGCGCTATGCGGGACGGCAG ACAGAAGCACTGAAATGCGTGGCACAGGCTAGTAAGAACCGCTCACTCGCCAACTTTGAGAAG GCACTGACAGATTATAAAGCAGAGTTGAGGGATGATCCCATTATCAGCACACATTTGGCCAAGCTGTATGACAACCTACTAGAGCAGAACCTTATCCGGGTGATTGAGCCATTCTCCAGAGTACAG ATTGATCACATATCTAGTCTTATCAAGCTCCCAAAG CCCGAGGTAGAACGCAAACTCTCCCAGATGATCCTAGACAAGAAATTTCATG gaatcctggatcAAGGAGAAGGTGTTCTAATAATTTTTGATGAACCGCCAGTAGATAAAACATACGAAGCTGCTTTGGAAACCATCCAGAATATGAGCAAAGTGGTTGACTCTCTGTACAACAAGGCCAAAAAACTCACATAG